Genomic DNA from Manihot esculenta cultivar AM560-2 chromosome 15, M.esculenta_v8, whole genome shotgun sequence:
GACCAAAGTAGTGAAACCCATGGTTGGACCGGACTAGGTGAAAGAAGGTACATAATAACTCGATGGAGGGGgcaaaaccccaacacaaacaaatAGACTCGAAGCAGCATATGAACAAGATGAAGTTTGGAGAAAGTATCCGAGGAGTCACCCTAAAGTGACGGAAGACCTCGATGAAGAAGGGGGTGAAGGGGAAGGTCAGCCTTAGATTGCGCTGCTTGACAAAAAAGACTAAGCTACGCTTCTGTTGCGCATCTATTAGACCTGCCGGAGGGGGATTAGGAAGTATGATCCTCTTATTAGGAAGAGGGACCCTAATTCTATAGATGGTGTTGTCGGCATAGTTGCTAGAGAAATAACGAGAAAGGGAAGAAGGGGTGACAGAAGAGACCAAACCCACAACATCAGGAATTCTAGAGGGATCCATGGAGGAGTAAGACGTACCTCTGATTGAAAAGGCGAGGGTCacaaaaaaaaagaggagagcAAGATAGCAGAAGGCAAGAGGCGGAATAGCGAGTGAAATCAGAAGCGAAAGTTTGAAATGGGTAAAGGCAGAGAAAAGACATTTTGATGAAAGCGTTCCTAGAGCCGCACAGTAATAATTGGGACATCGGGATTTCCTCCGTCATTAATTATGGAATAATTAACGAGCGAGTAAAGGGGTACTTGATAATAGTTGGACCTCAAACACCCCTGTCCTTACTAAACTAATAAGAGAGGGTCAGGTCAGAGTCTCATGGCAACCCAGCACACCGGTCCATTTTCTTGGGCACGGCCCAGGCCTCAGACTAACAGGTCTAACCTAATACAGTCAAGGCCCAAAAAATCAAAGTCCATGTTACTCAATTTGATGGGTTAGTAGGGTTATAGACTCCTATGCATCCAAGACCAGATCCATACAGGTACTGGAGGAAATTAAATAGCCGTCTAATAATAGAAAAAAGGGGACGTCTATACGTACGATCCTTCATAATAAGGACACGTCGCTAGAAGACAAAAGAGGAGAGATATAGGGAAGTAAGGAAGTAACCAGAAAAACTAAACTCACTCACACGTACCAAAACCCTACCTTCTTCTGGATTTCAGATCATAAAGCATCCTTGAGATTATAATACTACAATTATTCATTTGCCTGAGCCTAATACTACAAAAACTTACTTCATAATTTCAGGGAAACTAAATACAGAGAGTCATGATCCTATGAATTTATTCAATACACAGAAAACTTGAACAGCATGTAATGATTATAAGACTCTCCAGGATTCACAATCTGTGAAGGAAAGTTTGGGTGATTCACAGCATCAGGAAACCCTTGAGTCTCCAAGCAAAGAGCTGCATGAGGCTTATACACAAATCCACCTTTGCCCTTCTGTGTCAAACTGTTGCTTGTATAGAATTGGACACCAGGTTGATTACTGAACAACTCAAATGCTCTTCCTGACTTCTTGTCTTTGACAATGGCTACTTTCTTCATcatcgtcttcttcttcttttcactGTCGTCAATGGCGTAGTTTATGTCGTAGCCATTAGCTAGTTGCTTGATCCTGCTTCCAATGGTGTAGGGTTTAAGGAAATCGTATGGCGTTCCTTTAACGGAGACGATTTTCCCGGTGGGGATGAGCTGGTTGTCGACGGGAGTGTAGTGGGAAGCAAAGAGTTGAAGTTCTTGGGAGAGAATATCGCCGCTGTTTTGGCCGGCCAAGTTCCAGTAGGCGTGTTGGGCTAGATTCACCGGAGTTGCTTTGTTTTTAGCTTTTGCTTTCATTGTTATACTCAACTTGTTTCCTATCAGTGTGTAGCCCACAGCCACACGAAGATTCCCAGGGAATCCTGCACCAAACGATTCAAGAAATTTCAATTGTGCATATTACTTGAATCATCTCCACAATTTATATGATATACTCACCTTGATCTCCGTCAAGACTGTGATAGATAAAGATAATATGGGGAGAACGGCTATCcggtttatattttttaactttcCAAACCACCTTGCTGAATCCTTTAGGGCCACCTGAAGTTGATTATGCATTAAAAAAAACCAAGTTAATTTTCTAGGAAAATGGTGGAAAATTGGACACTCAAAATCATCCCTCAAAGAACTTGAAGAAAAGGATTTGGGTGAATTCTTTGGTTTACTAGATGTAATTAAATTGAAGAAAGGGTATTGAGAAGAATAAGAAATAAATTACCATGAAGCATGTTCTTCCCTTCATTAGGAACTAGTTTGTATTGAGTTCCATTCAAAGTAAATTGAGCACCAGCAATTCTATTAGCAACTCTTCCAACAGTTGCTCCAAAATACGACGTGTCGTTCTGTATGAACAACACAATCATTAGGGTATCATACccataaaattacaaaatttaaacCCAATTAATTATTAACCATTTAATACTTGAATATGTTAagcttttatataatttaattaataatatttacccATTGctattataaaagaaattttataaatatattaattaaaattttaaacataaatgtaatatttttttattaccaaatactaaaataatatcaaaatatatttttttagtcttGAAATTCAAAACGGTGATAaatctggaaaaaaaaaacttgtacACGTGGACCAAAGAAAATATATGGTATAGGAAGAAAATTCTGAGGTCAAATAAAGCGGAAGTGacaattaataaaagaaaaaaacaattcATTTCTAGAAAAATAGTGCAATTTGAAGGATATGTAGAACGagtaatatttgatttaaattaaaataattaattaattattataattttatttattttattttatttttaaataattattaatatttaataaaatttaatatatttaaaataaatataattaaaattttttattatattttctaaaataaatatattttttaataaatatataaaaattttaattattttgatgttGTCCAAAAAGAAGAAGGATTGTTCTGCAATTATTATAGGAAAAGATTAGCAACCTCTTAGAAAGTTCTTCCAATGAGGTGGGGCCTCCTGGAAGTCTCAGCACCTCTTTAATATCTCCGGATAAGATTTTTATACCGTAATAAATAAACAAAGCTGATAATCCcaagtataaattttaattcttaaattgtcattaaaattctgaaaatatcccatttcaaaaaaaaaattctgaaaatattaaattttattttttactaaaatctaatttgaaattattactaaaaaataaataaacaaacacTTGTTAGGATTTTAATTTGTGAATCattccatttatttttattttaaattatttaatattttaattataaataaaaaataaaatttaatatttttaatccataaaattatttaaaaacaaatttgactcattaaatttaatttattattctaatttaacttaatgtaaatttaaatattcgtATTTTTAATCATTACCTCCAAAAGAAGTTGTAACATGGAGAGAATTATTACGAGAATTTTatggtataaaaaaatttattagttaattttttaattttaaaaattataataaaatttaaatcaaataaataattttagatgacttttcttaaataaaacagtttgcaaaaatattttattttttattttttaattaatatattcaatGACTTAAGCCTCAACAACATTGTCAAGTATAGTCTAAATTATGATTGaaaaaatccttttttttttttcttttttttttttttgtggttgTGGTCCATTATTTCTGGGAAACCAGCAGCACCTGGTTTTCTGTAACCAATGCATGTGAGTTGGAGTAAAACCCCTCCAACCACAATAACAATTTTCCCAAAAGGTTAAAACAAAAGACAAAGCAAGAAACAAAagtaaaaacaaataaataaataaacaaaactcACCTTGTAGTCCTGTGCAGAATCATAACCCAGAACAACATCGTCCAGTTTTCCTGTTGTTAATCATCGATCGTTAAGCTCAAGAACAAGATAAATACATAATTAAGAagtaatcaataaattaattaccaTTTTTGTCAGGAAGAAACAGAGAGATGATACGAGCACCATAGTTGGTGAGCTTCAAGGAGATATCTCCTTGTTTCAGCTCATAAACTCCTATCTTTTCTTCCTCTTGGTAGCCATTGATGACTTCCCCAAAAGCTACAAGAATGCTTATGCAAAACACAAGACAGAATTTACCCATCTTTAACTTGTAAGATTAGAGGAAGTGAGAGATAGAGAGGAATGAAAAGGAAGTGGTGGGTTATCCAAGAATATAATGAAGAAGAAGTAGTATATTTTACTTTTCAGCTTTGATCTTATTTGCTAGACTGATGATAGGGCCATTTGATTTGTTGACTTTTTATTGGgacaaatttgaaaaaaagatTCTTTTGTTTTGTCCATTTGGAACCCACTTGCAATTATTTACCAGAAAAATATgctattattaattttcttgatTTTACTTTTCCAAATGTTTTTCTTAGATGAGTCTGGAATTCTTTTTGTTTTCAATTCTAAACCatctctttcggaagccaacTATTCCAACTAATTTTAATTTGCCCTTGGTTCACAACACTAATATCTGAATAGTTGAGAGAGTTAATtatgaaaagttatttttttatagcaTTTAATTAAATACTACCTAAATAACTATTTACTGTTAAACAGATAATAACTATTAtaacaaattaatattattattaaaatatattttaattatgggtgaatgatttttaaaaattaaaattttaatatttataaaaattaaatcaatttaaataaaaagtaatttaaattaaacaaatctaattcgattcgattttaaaatgataataatcTTTTTACAATTTTTGCTCTAGTTTCGGTTCCAATTAAGCGCAAATTCTGAAAAGTTAATTTGGTTTCAAATtcaaaagaatttaaaaataaaaaaattagatgaaattaaataaaaaataaaaaaatatataaaaatattaaatattactaaattaatgatcaaataaataaataaattgtagAAATATGTACATCGCATACATTATATTCAAATAGAAATAACATTTTTACaagtaaaaatgaaaataatgagTTGATAATTAACTTACTTATTATATatcatttaaatatataattttattagataatttatttaaaatttaaaattaattatatctaATGGGTCTAGGTTATAACAGCGGTTTGCAGTGTAGATTGTCTTGATacgttaaattattatttaaaatttggaAGGATAATGTAAGTAACTAAGTCCGGGTTTGACGGATCTCGTGTCATCTTGTCAATCAAAAGTCCACGCCTTTGTCATTTTATAAAACAACCAGCCAAGTGATAGTTgtactttaaatataattttaaaatgttcgctaattttaaatataaattcttagttttattgttttaaaaaataaacttcattaaaattctttttatttcatgaaaaatattttttattttaaatataattttaaaatatctgccagttttaaatataagttcttaattttattgtttaaaaaagaaaaatataaattatataaaactccatttattttataaaaaaatatttttaatattttaatatttaaaacactcaaaaaatttaatcaattaaaaatattttttaattaaaaaaattaattttttttaaaggaaacttttttttttcaaaagaaaaaggtcattttctaaattttaaataccTTATCAATAcacaatatatataaatattttacaaaaataatgttttatagaaaatattttttaaatataaattattttctataaataagtgaactaaaataaaaaattttacctcATTGATACTAAAATCATCCTTAAAGTTTATAATATCTTGAGATTGAATAAACCA
This window encodes:
- the LOC110601118 gene encoding galactose mutarotase encodes the protein MGKFCLVFCISILVAFGEVINGYQEEEKIGVYELKQGDISLKLTNYGARIISLFLPDKNGKLDDVVLGYDSAQDYKNDTSYFGATVGRVANRIAGAQFTLNGTQYKLVPNEGKNMLHGGPKGFSKVVWKVKKYKPDSRSPHIIFIYHSLDGDQGFPGNLRVAVGYTLIGNKLSITMKAKAKNKATPVNLAQHAYWNLAGQNSGDILSQELQLFASHYTPVDNQLIPTGKIVSVKGTPYDFLKPYTIGSRIKQLANGYDINYAIDDSEKKKKTMMKKVAIVKDKKSGRAFELFSNQPGVQFYTSNSLTQKGKGGFVYKPHAALCLETQGFPDAVNHPNFPSQIVNPGESYNHYMLFKFSVY